The proteins below come from a single Marinobacter bohaiensis genomic window:
- a CDS encoding enoyl-CoA hydratase/isomerase family protein translates to MIEVNREPGLVRLTIRRPEKKNALTRAMYDDLSTAVDEAAADRSVHAIVLSGCEGLFTAGNDLDDFRARAVDPDPQPSAGLAFIERLMHCDTPVIAAVEGIAIGIGTTLLFHCDIVVAGRSARFRTPFVDLGLSPEAASTVMGPLRMGYRRALDLLVFGDTLDGQAALDAGLASQVVSDGEAETVALERARKLVKQPRDALRASKRLMMDPWREPAKAALERERDVFAERLRSPECQAVLAGMGKR, encoded by the coding sequence ATGATCGAGGTGAATCGCGAGCCCGGCCTCGTCCGGCTGACCATCCGGCGTCCGGAGAAGAAGAACGCCCTGACTCGCGCCATGTACGACGATTTGTCCACCGCCGTGGACGAGGCGGCCGCCGATCGGAGCGTCCACGCCATCGTGCTGAGCGGTTGCGAGGGCCTGTTCACCGCCGGCAACGACCTGGACGATTTTCGCGCCCGGGCGGTGGACCCCGATCCCCAGCCGTCGGCGGGGCTGGCCTTCATCGAGCGGCTGATGCACTGCGATACGCCGGTGATCGCCGCCGTCGAGGGCATCGCCATTGGCATCGGCACCACGCTGCTGTTCCATTGTGACATCGTGGTGGCTGGCCGGTCGGCACGGTTCCGCACGCCGTTTGTCGATCTGGGCCTGTCGCCGGAGGCCGCGTCCACCGTGATGGGACCGCTGCGCATGGGCTATCGCCGGGCGCTGGACCTGCTGGTGTTTGGTGACACCCTGGACGGGCAGGCGGCGCTGGACGCCGGCCTGGCCTCGCAGGTGGTCAGCGACGGCGAGGCGGAAACCGTCGCTCTGGAGCGCGCGCGCAAGCTGGTGAAACAGCCCCGGGACGCGCTGCGGGCCAGCAAACGGCTGATGATGGACCCCTGGCGCGAGCCGGCCAAGGCGGCTCTGGAACGGGAGCGGGACGTGTTTGCCGAGCGCCTGCGGTCGCCCGAGTGCC